One window of the Candidatus Zymogenus saltonus genome contains the following:
- the mraZ gene encoding division/cell wall cluster transcriptional repressor MraZ yields the protein MFRGNYEHTIDQKGRLSIPSKFRDLLRENYDEKLIVTRHENCLVGYPEEEWMKVERKMAVLPQHNKNVIAFQRFFISSAVECPVDKQGRILIPQYLRTHAELDKEVILAGMINRIEFWNKKRWDEGMKDTTERFGEIGEDLGI from the coding sequence ATGTTTCGGGGCAACTACGAGCATACCATAGACCAGAAAGGGCGGTTGAGCATACCCTCGAAGTTCAGGGATCTGCTGAGGGAGAACTACGACGAAAAGCTGATCGTCACCCGCCACGAGAATTGTCTCGTGGGCTATCCGGAAGAGGAGTGGATGAAGGTCGAGAGGAAGATGGCGGTTCTCCCCCAGCACAACAAGAACGTCATCGCCTTTCAGAGGTTTTTCATATCTTCCGCGGTGGAGTGCCCCGTGGACAAGCAGGGGAGGATTCTCATTCCGCAGTACCTGAGAACCCACGCGGAGCTCGACAAGGAGGTGATCCTGGCCGGGATGATAAACAGGATCGAGTTCTGGAACAAGAAGAGGTGGGATGAGGGGATGAAGGATACAACGGAGAGGTTCGGGGAGATCGGTGAAGATCTCGGGATTTAG
- a CDS encoding tetratricopeptide repeat protein, whose translation MQKYIRKCVISIPLTLILFSILIFTVSCSTIKTAKPVSGEITSLPSDLTSSEAISEYYFIAAQVSAWNGDIPRAIKEYKKAIEYNPKSADLHYGLARLYMTNGEPAMALIEAEMALILSPDDIEIIKLLSEIYASQGNVEKAAEGYDKIIELNPKDKDNYLKLSIIYVEAKQFDKGIDVLKRYLKIDPKSPDIYFYIGKIEIYRNNYDQAEDYFIKVLKYDPEYESAIAALGLLYEDRGDYESAAKKYISILKKYPGNNLLRNRLAKIYILLNRLEDAVAEFKKMELYGSEKDEIGTKMGLIYFEIEKYKEAIDEFEPVLTNDPTNDKVQYYLAICLTKIEENDRALEEFRKIPETSEYFSNSAFQIAYILQDKGDYDGAIKEINRALKLEPENANLYHILSNLYLNKKEYAKSIKSIEKSVNLDPESINHLFYYGAVLERSGNQKKSIDVMKKVIERDPENADALNYLGYTYADMGINLDEAEMLIIKALTLEPDDGYIVDSLGWVYYKKGRYADALREIKRALTLSPDDPMINEHLGDVKYRLGMNDDEVLSIYQKSLEMDLKSYLDHQIETLKKKIEYLKEGKKIDDLI comes from the coding sequence ATGCAAAAATATATAAGAAAGTGTGTCATATCGATCCCGCTGACCTTGATCCTCTTTTCGATTCTGATCTTCACGGTCTCTTGTTCCACCATCAAGACGGCAAAACCGGTTTCAGGGGAAATCACCTCATTGCCCAGCGATCTCACCTCTTCGGAGGCGATATCCGAATACTACTTTATAGCGGCCCAGGTCTCGGCCTGGAACGGTGACATACCAAGGGCGATAAAGGAATACAAGAAGGCCATAGAATACAACCCCAAGAGCGCAGATTTACATTACGGGCTCGCAAGGCTCTACATGACCAACGGCGAGCCGGCCATGGCGCTCATAGAAGCGGAGATGGCGCTGATCCTTTCGCCCGATGATATCGAGATAATAAAGCTCCTTTCCGAGATATACGCGAGCCAGGGGAACGTCGAAAAGGCGGCGGAGGGATACGATAAGATCATAGAGCTTAATCCGAAGGACAAGGATAACTACTTGAAGCTGTCCATCATCTATGTGGAAGCCAAGCAATTCGATAAAGGGATAGATGTTCTCAAGAGATACCTGAAGATAGACCCTAAATCTCCCGACATCTACTTTTACATCGGAAAGATCGAGATTTACAGAAATAATTACGACCAGGCCGAAGACTACTTTATAAAGGTGCTGAAATACGATCCCGAATATGAGTCCGCCATAGCCGCCCTGGGCCTGCTCTACGAAGACAGGGGAGATTACGAGAGCGCCGCCAAGAAATACATAAGCATTTTAAAGAAGTATCCCGGCAACAACCTGCTTAGAAACAGGCTCGCCAAGATATACATCCTGTTGAACCGTCTTGAAGATGCGGTCGCCGAGTTCAAGAAGATGGAGCTCTACGGGTCCGAAAAGGACGAGATAGGAACCAAGATGGGCCTTATCTATTTTGAAATAGAGAAATACAAGGAAGCCATCGACGAGTTCGAGCCGGTCCTTACAAACGACCCCACGAATGACAAAGTACAATACTACCTGGCGATATGTTTAACCAAAATAGAGGAGAACGACAGAGCCCTTGAGGAATTCAGGAAGATCCCGGAAACATCCGAGTACTTCTCCAACTCCGCGTTTCAGATAGCCTATATCCTTCAGGACAAAGGGGATTACGACGGGGCGATAAAGGAGATAAACCGCGCCCTGAAATTGGAGCCGGAAAACGCAAATCTTTATCACATCCTCTCCAATTTGTACTTGAACAAGAAGGAATACGCAAAGTCGATCAAATCCATCGAGAAGTCAGTAAATCTCGACCCTGAATCCATAAACCACCTTTTCTATTACGGAGCCGTCCTGGAGCGCTCCGGGAATCAGAAGAAATCGATTGATGTAATGAAGAAGGTGATAGAGAGAGACCCGGAGAATGCCGACGCCCTGAACTATCTCGGGTATACGTACGCCGATATGGGTATAAACCTGGACGAGGCCGAAATGCTGATCATAAAGGCCCTGACTCTGGAGCCGGACGACGGTTATATTGTGGACAGTCTGGGATGGGTCTATTATAAAAAGGGAAGGTATGCAGACGCCCTGAGAGAGATAAAGCGCGCCCTCACCCTGTCCCCCGACGACCCGATGATAAACGAGCACCTCGGCGATGTCAAGTATCGACTGGGAATGAACGACGACGAGGTCCTCTCCATCTATCAGAAGTCTCTCGAAATGGACCTGAAGAGCTACCTGGATCACCAGATAGAGACATTGAAGAAGAAGATAGAATATCTAAAAGAGGGAAAGAAGATAGATGACCTTATTTAA
- a CDS encoding DUF4292 domain-containing protein has translation MTLFKGAEGVVFLRRGLRAAPAVVISVSIMLVLLSCATSKPKKANKTRLDIPLVPVNSTGELFSKVKETNGVLESIRGVAEISVLSKSEKYRITEIILAKRPGYLRLESLGPVGQTVLFLATDNKKIYIYSPLENRFYFGLASKKNLSMIVPLPFKSADIVEIVQGKMDHSKYFPSKMTLDLEKEEYTLTVMPEDPTRGMAYLTVDARTFFVTGMKLYDRYNNLIIDGTFSDFRKIDNHVFPMNLKYRVPSDLVFVEIEIEYQDVKLNAFIEESRFSMTPPHGVQEIDVDKTIINFDRTPVE, from the coding sequence ATGACCTTATTTAAAGGTGCAGAGGGAGTCGTCTTCTTGAGGAGAGGTTTGAGGGCGGCCCCTGCTGTTGTCATTTCCGTTTCGATCATGCTTGTCCTGCTGTCCTGCGCAACATCAAAGCCCAAAAAGGCGAACAAGACGAGGCTCGATATCCCCCTGGTGCCGGTAAACAGCACAGGAGAACTTTTCAGCAAGGTCAAGGAGACAAACGGCGTCTTGGAGTCAATCCGGGGGGTGGCGGAAATCTCCGTTTTATCTAAAAGCGAAAAGTACAGGATTACCGAGATCATCCTCGCAAAGAGGCCAGGTTACTTGAGGCTCGAAAGTCTCGGCCCCGTGGGACAGACCGTACTCTTCCTGGCGACTGACAATAAGAAAATCTACATATATTCCCCTCTCGAGAACCGGTTCTATTTCGGGCTCGCCTCAAAAAAAAACCTTTCCATGATAGTCCCGCTCCCCTTCAAATCCGCCGACATAGTGGAGATCGTTCAGGGAAAGATGGACCACTCCAAATACTTCCCGTCGAAGATGACCCTTGACCTCGAAAAGGAGGAATATACGCTGACCGTCATGCCGGAAGACCCCACCCGCGGCATGGCATATCTTACCGTGGACGCCAGGACATTCTTCGTAACCGGGATGAAGCTCTACGACAGATACAACAACCTCATTATCGACGGAACATTCTCCGATTTCAGAAAGATCGATAACCACGTATTTCCAATGAACCTGAAATACAGGGTGCCGAGCGATTTGGTCTTCGTCGAAATCGAGATAGAATACCAGGATGTAAAGCTGAACGCCTTTATCGAGGAGTCCCGTTTTTCCATGACACCGCCCCACGGTGTGCAGGAGATAGATGTGGACAAGACGATCATCAACTTCGACAGGACGCCTGTAGAATAA